Proteins encoded by one window of Chondromyces crocatus:
- a CDS encoding ABC transporter ATP-binding protein: MTADRDPGDYPTSLSAQFRRNLHLYLSGAVLLAIQQFLMAKRDFLVRDAVDAAAQKLPDVAATAALLMLAVSVSAAIVRVLSRITMFTGGRNVEYELRAVLLHRLHQLGPAFFRRMPTGEIMSRATNDLGQVRLLLGFGVLNVVGSLFALASALYVMLDVSVKLTAAALVSMPALMLITRWFSTHMFSRLRENQEALGSMSDRVLASLAGVRVVRSFALEKAELHSFDESNRNYLEKGLSLARLRGFMGPMAGATISIGILVVFWYGGKLVLTGEMSKGDFVSFWLALLRLTWPMLAIGFVASIVQRGRAGYARLKVIYEAVPDVVGGPLPPPERVRGALSVKDLSFAYGERKVVDGVSFEVPAGSSLALVGRTGSGKSTIATLLARLMPTPKGAVFLDGTDICELPLETVRESIGYAQQDAFLFSTTAARNIGYALDDPDAPEAHERIEHAAEEAQVLSEVLSLPDQFDTVVGERGVQLSGGQRQRLALARALVREPPILVLDDPLSAVDAKTEAAILAAIDRQAARRTVVLITHRVAAARRCDQIVVLDNGHVLETGTHDELTRTGGLYASFAEEQRIEEDLAALAPPSSSRGPDASTEVP, from the coding sequence ATGACGGCAGACCGCGATCCCGGGGACTACCCCACCTCTCTCTCCGCCCAGTTTCGCCGCAACCTGCACCTCTACCTGAGCGGTGCAGTCCTCCTGGCCATCCAGCAGTTTCTCATGGCCAAGCGCGACTTCCTCGTGCGGGACGCCGTCGACGCGGCGGCGCAGAAGCTGCCCGACGTGGCGGCCACGGCCGCGCTCCTGATGCTCGCCGTCAGCGTGAGCGCCGCCATCGTCCGCGTCCTCTCGCGCATCACCATGTTCACCGGCGGTCGCAACGTCGAGTACGAGCTGCGCGCCGTCCTCCTTCACCGCCTCCACCAGCTCGGACCGGCCTTCTTCCGCCGCATGCCCACCGGCGAGATCATGAGCCGCGCGACCAACGACCTCGGCCAGGTCCGCCTCCTGCTCGGCTTCGGCGTCCTCAACGTCGTCGGCTCCCTCTTCGCCCTCGCCAGCGCCCTCTACGTCATGCTCGACGTCTCGGTGAAGCTCACCGCGGCCGCCCTGGTCAGCATGCCGGCGCTCATGCTGATCACCCGCTGGTTCTCCACGCACATGTTCAGCCGCCTCCGCGAGAACCAGGAGGCCCTCGGCAGCATGAGCGACCGCGTCCTCGCCAGCCTTGCCGGCGTGCGCGTCGTCCGCTCCTTCGCCCTCGAGAAGGCCGAGCTTCACTCCTTCGACGAATCCAACAGGAACTACCTGGAGAAGGGCCTGAGCCTCGCCCGCCTGCGCGGCTTCATGGGCCCCATGGCGGGCGCGACCATCTCCATCGGCATCCTCGTCGTGTTCTGGTACGGCGGAAAGCTCGTCCTCACCGGGGAGATGAGCAAGGGCGACTTCGTCTCCTTCTGGCTCGCCCTCCTCCGCCTGACCTGGCCGATGCTCGCCATCGGCTTCGTCGCCAGCATCGTGCAGCGTGGCCGCGCCGGCTACGCGCGCCTCAAGGTGATCTACGAGGCCGTACCCGACGTCGTGGGAGGCCCGCTCCCGCCGCCCGAGCGTGTGCGCGGCGCCCTCTCCGTGAAAGACCTCTCCTTCGCGTACGGTGAGCGCAAGGTCGTCGACGGCGTGAGCTTCGAGGTGCCCGCGGGCTCCTCGCTCGCCCTCGTCGGCCGCACCGGCTCCGGCAAGAGCACCATCGCCACCTTGCTCGCTCGCCTGATGCCGACGCCGAAGGGCGCCGTCTTCCTCGACGGCACCGACATCTGCGAACTGCCCCTCGAAACGGTGCGCGAGAGCATCGGCTACGCCCAGCAGGACGCCTTCCTCTTCTCCACCACCGCCGCCAGGAACATCGGCTACGCCCTCGACGACCCCGACGCCCCCGAGGCCCACGAGCGCATCGAGCACGCTGCCGAGGAAGCGCAGGTCCTCTCCGAGGTGCTCTCCTTGCCGGATCAGTTCGACACCGTCGTCGGCGAGCGCGGCGTACAGCTCTCCGGCGGCCAGCGTCAGCGCCTCGCCCTCGCCCGCGCCCTCGTGCGCGAGCCACCGATCCTCGTCCTCGACGACCCGCTCTCCGCGGTCGACGCCAAGACCGAGGCCGCCATCCTCGCCGCCATCGATCGCCAGGCTGCGCGCCGCACCGTCGTCCTCATCACCCACCGCGTCGCGGCCGCGCGCCGGTGTGACCAGATCGTCGTCCTCGACAACGGCCACGTGCTGGAGACCGGAACGCACGACGAACTGACTCGCACTGGCGGCCTCTACGCCTCCTTCGCCGAGGAGCAGCGCATCGAGGAGGACCTCGCGGCGCTCGCCCCCCCCTCCTCCTCGCGCGGACCCGACGCGTCCACGGAGGTCCCGTGA
- a CDS encoding KOW motif-containing protein, whose translation MSSSNLRLTDGDFDAYSPTKATSKAYSRPRMDIKQRALTWARGVVARLAEQGFSVDVQGSDEHPSIRNRYRVDGQWVFFWRDEKAREDLDRLLSRGRTIAAEFDEFGAVRQHVFLALRITAHDIEIGLSVHPEAKVDLENLRARLDEADSTLPADLATALRALPDQFRVGAGSARDERVACSALTEEALVPLLRRATDGQEPLWLGWTVPREAAVEHTDILDGQLEDALTALAPIYRLIAWSRENDHLALDRRIEGVEQERARAHAELEAENERWRAEQTAARERSMEQAKTRLDESLPARRPTLENLFRSIGPRPSASADKPGAPRPQPARRPQDGPQLNRPASRQGASSPQGGKATPPAGPRPERAPLQPDRPKEPQETRPQPQTSAASGGSTGGPLDKGANVRVLRGPFEGKLGVIGELDGRGGARVLLGLLSTRMELADLEPVNETQERPVLGTSHRHPPLPASRKPR comes from the coding sequence ATGAGCTCTTCCAATCTGCGACTCACTGACGGCGACTTCGACGCCTACTCGCCGACGAAAGCCACCTCGAAGGCCTACTCACGTCCTCGCATGGACATCAAACAGCGCGCCCTCACCTGGGCGCGTGGTGTCGTGGCGCGGCTCGCCGAGCAGGGCTTCTCCGTCGACGTCCAGGGCTCCGACGAGCACCCCTCGATCCGGAACCGCTACCGCGTCGACGGCCAGTGGGTCTTCTTCTGGCGTGACGAGAAGGCCAGAGAAGATCTGGACCGGCTCCTCTCCCGAGGGAGAACCATCGCCGCGGAGTTCGACGAGTTCGGCGCTGTACGGCAGCACGTCTTTCTCGCGCTGCGCATCACGGCCCACGACATCGAGATCGGCCTCTCCGTGCACCCCGAGGCCAAGGTCGACCTGGAGAACCTCCGCGCGCGCCTCGACGAGGCGGACTCGACCCTGCCCGCCGATCTGGCGACCGCTCTGCGCGCGCTGCCGGATCAGTTTCGTGTCGGCGCAGGCAGCGCCAGGGACGAGCGCGTGGCCTGCAGCGCCCTCACCGAAGAGGCGCTCGTGCCCCTCTTGCGGCGCGCGACGGACGGCCAAGAGCCGCTCTGGCTCGGCTGGACCGTGCCTCGTGAGGCGGCGGTCGAGCACACCGACATCCTCGACGGCCAGCTGGAAGACGCCCTCACCGCGCTCGCGCCGATCTACCGCCTGATCGCCTGGTCGCGCGAGAACGACCACCTCGCCCTCGACCGCCGGATCGAGGGCGTCGAGCAGGAGCGCGCCCGCGCCCACGCCGAGCTCGAGGCCGAGAACGAGCGCTGGCGTGCCGAGCAGACGGCTGCCCGCGAGCGCTCGATGGAGCAAGCCAAGACGCGTCTCGACGAGTCGCTCCCTGCGCGACGCCCCACGCTGGAGAACCTGTTCCGCTCGATCGGACCGCGTCCTTCCGCCTCGGCCGACAAACCGGGCGCGCCGCGACCGCAGCCTGCGCGTCGTCCCCAGGACGGCCCTCAGCTCAACCGCCCCGCTTCGCGCCAGGGAGCCAGCTCCCCCCAGGGGGGCAAGGCGACCCCTCCCGCAGGGCCGCGCCCGGAACGCGCACCGCTGCAACCGGACAGACCGAAGGAGCCGCAGGAGACACGCCCTCAGCCGCAGACGAGTGCGGCGAGCGGCGGCTCGACCGGCGGCCCGCTCGACAAAGGCGCGAATGTCCGCGTGCTTCGGGGCCCCTTCGAGGGCAAGCTCGGCGTCATCGGCGAACTCGATGGTCGCGGGGGAGCGCGTGTCCTCCTCGGCCTCCTCTCCACCCGCATGGAGCTCGCTGATCTCGAACCCGTCAACGAAACCCAGGAGCGCCCCGTGCTGGGCACCTCCCACCGCCACCCGCCCCTCCCGGCCTCTCGCAAGCCCCGGTAG
- a CDS encoding CxxC-x17-CxxC domain-containing protein, whose amino-acid sequence MAEHEAAEHEAAEHVDAPDPTAPLAREEQAAQTEHAGEAIASDHEPPRASLGEGEVGEVEENEEEENRGNVRRSPGKADQGLPDGAEPHQFRAPRTTGNPNEYRSPMVAERSSESDEYRSPMAVGRGGAPDGRRGPTSNSAGHRGPMATGRGGARGGARGEYRSPMGTGRGAGRGEYRSPMVAGRRGGSEYRSPMMTGRSGGDAEYRSPMVGGEPAPTPQVQRGGRGGPPDQGGAPRGPQPVKGKGKRGGGQGAARERAMFPITCAGCQKAAEVPFKPTEGREVLCQECFRARKQEGQGS is encoded by the coding sequence ATGGCAGAGCACGAAGCGGCAGAGCACGAAGCGGCAGAGCACGTAGACGCGCCCGATCCGACGGCGCCTCTGGCACGCGAAGAGCAGGCAGCGCAGACAGAGCACGCAGGAGAAGCGATCGCGAGCGATCATGAGCCGCCGAGAGCCAGCCTGGGGGAAGGAGAGGTCGGCGAGGTCGAGGAAAACGAGGAAGAAGAGAACCGGGGCAATGTGCGCCGCTCTCCCGGCAAGGCAGATCAAGGGTTGCCCGACGGCGCCGAGCCCCACCAGTTCCGTGCGCCACGCACCACGGGGAATCCCAACGAGTACCGGAGCCCGATGGTGGCGGAGCGCTCCTCCGAGTCGGACGAGTACAGGAGCCCGATGGCGGTGGGACGGGGGGGTGCCCCTGACGGACGCCGGGGCCCGACGAGCAATTCCGCTGGCCATCGGGGCCCGATGGCGACGGGTCGAGGCGGTGCTCGGGGCGGTGCTCGCGGTGAGTACAGGAGCCCCATGGGCACCGGCCGCGGTGCGGGTCGAGGTGAATACCGGAGCCCGATGGTCGCAGGGCGACGCGGCGGGAGCGAGTACCGGAGCCCGATGATGACGGGCCGCTCGGGTGGAGACGCGGAGTACAGGAGCCCCATGGTGGGAGGTGAGCCTGCCCCGACGCCGCAAGTGCAACGCGGCGGGCGCGGTGGGCCTCCGGATCAAGGAGGGGCGCCGCGCGGACCGCAGCCCGTCAAGGGGAAGGGAAAGCGCGGCGGCGGTCAGGGCGCGGCGCGAGAGCGGGCGATGTTCCCGATCACCTGCGCGGGCTGTCAGAAGGCGGCAGAGGTGCCGTTCAAGCCGACGGAGGGACGCGAGGTGCTCTGTCAGGAGTGCTTCCGGGCACGCAAGCAGGAAGGTCAGGGGAGCTGA
- a CDS encoding serine/threonine-protein kinase: MAYRPPTPGLLVDGKYRLAERIGGGGMGDVFRAEHVLAGRSVAIKFLHPELADNRELSTRFFQEAQAVNRIRHPNIVDVIDAGVGDQGPYIVMEHLDGESLGMALARFGRLEVDAAVGVAIPVLEALDAAHRAGIVHRDLKPENIFIAFDPGRNQAVVRLLDFGIAKMLDAEGPSLTRTGVVFGTPDYLSPEQAMGDQPIDGRSDLFSLGVLMYEVLTGNRPFRAPTAVATAYRVVNAEVPRLAAAGVTVDAKLEAIIHKLLNKEPGKRFQLASDVVRELERAIPEAGRRAAALGRIINVQRRMALSQGTNASPGAVNAPEPDRLSSSRDRLRHGFPLDIPQMVRVPPAAVLSTSPRQSDSVPPRAPEPVRAAPGASLSDALRARNEAAAVQIPRVDPLPTMRSADLGLRVAEPTMRSADISPRIKAATRRPNTTPVRPFPARFRNQYQVRGPVLRSVDRSIVEEYGKGARDEVVTQMPGQYAEDFRQDSINAMVPYDLEALDVYMELATSLVLRDLERWRDLGRTAVMGELHSLVRPLISRPSNDVTGIIRRGINTWSRLFTFGSWRVATGPTGRVSLHIGDFDPASLALRLWLVGMVEETTRKAAGGGVRVTITAGEIGFTSDLACEIVL, from the coding sequence ATGGCGTACCGACCCCCGACCCCCGGTCTGCTCGTGGACGGCAAGTATCGCCTGGCGGAGCGCATCGGCGGTGGCGGCATGGGCGACGTCTTCCGCGCCGAGCATGTGCTCGCAGGTCGGAGCGTCGCCATCAAGTTCCTGCACCCCGAACTCGCCGACAACCGCGAGCTCTCGACCCGCTTCTTTCAGGAGGCCCAGGCGGTCAACCGGATCCGCCACCCGAACATCGTCGATGTGATCGATGCGGGCGTGGGTGACCAGGGGCCTTACATCGTCATGGAGCACCTCGACGGCGAGTCGCTCGGCATGGCGCTCGCGCGCTTCGGGCGGCTCGAGGTCGACGCCGCCGTCGGTGTGGCCATCCCGGTGCTCGAAGCGCTCGACGCGGCCCACCGCGCCGGGATCGTGCACCGCGATCTCAAGCCCGAGAACATCTTCATCGCCTTCGACCCTGGTCGAAATCAAGCCGTGGTGCGCCTGCTCGACTTCGGCATCGCCAAGATGCTCGACGCCGAGGGCCCCTCGCTCACGCGCACGGGCGTCGTCTTCGGGACACCGGACTACCTGTCGCCCGAGCAGGCCATGGGCGACCAGCCCATCGACGGGCGCAGCGATCTCTTCTCGCTCGGCGTCCTCATGTACGAGGTGCTCACGGGCAACCGTCCTTTCCGTGCCCCGACAGCCGTGGCCACCGCCTACCGCGTGGTGAACGCGGAGGTCCCCAGGCTGGCGGCGGCGGGCGTGACCGTCGACGCCAAGCTCGAAGCAATCATCCACAAGCTCCTCAACAAGGAACCAGGGAAGCGCTTCCAGCTCGCCTCCGACGTCGTCCGTGAGCTGGAGCGTGCCATTCCGGAGGCGGGCCGACGCGCCGCTGCGCTCGGGCGCATCATCAACGTTCAGCGGCGCATGGCGCTGAGCCAGGGCACGAACGCGAGCCCGGGCGCCGTCAACGCGCCCGAGCCGGACCGGCTCTCCTCTTCCCGTGATCGCCTGCGGCATGGCTTCCCCCTGGACATCCCGCAGATGGTGCGGGTGCCACCGGCGGCCGTGCTCTCCACCAGCCCCCGCCAGAGCGACTCCGTGCCACCGCGCGCCCCCGAGCCCGTGCGTGCCGCCCCGGGGGCCTCCCTCTCGGACGCCTTGCGTGCGCGCAACGAAGCGGCGGCGGTACAGATCCCGCGCGTCGATCCGCTCCCCACCATGCGCAGCGCCGACCTCGGGCTTCGCGTCGCAGAGCCGACCATGCGCAGCGCCGACATCAGCCCACGCATCAAGGCCGCGACGCGCCGCCCGAACACCACGCCGGTGCGGCCGTTCCCGGCGAGGTTCCGCAACCAGTATCAGGTCCGCGGCCCGGTGCTGCGCAGCGTCGATCGGTCCATCGTCGAGGAGTACGGCAAGGGCGCCCGCGACGAGGTGGTCACCCAGATGCCGGGTCAGTACGCCGAGGACTTCCGGCAGGACTCCATCAACGCGATGGTCCCCTACGACCTCGAAGCCCTCGACGTGTACATGGAGCTCGCGACCTCGCTCGTCCTGCGCGACCTCGAGCGATGGCGCGATCTCGGCAGGACCGCGGTGATGGGCGAGCTCCACAGCCTGGTCCGCCCCCTCATCTCACGTCCCTCCAACGACGTGACGGGAATCATCCGGCGAGGCATCAACACCTGGTCCCGCCTCTTCACCTTCGGCTCCTGGCGTGTGGCCACGGGACCCACGGGCAGGGTGTCTTTGCACATTGGTGATTTCGATCCCGCCTCGCTCGCCCTCAGGCTGTGGCTCGTGGGGATGGTCGAGGAGACGACGCGCAAGGCCGCTGGCGGTGGCGTGCGGGTCACGATCACGGCGGGCGAGATCGGCTTCACCTCGGACCTCGCCTGCGAGATCGTCCTCTGA